In one window of Cytophagia bacterium CHB2 DNA:
- a CDS encoding uracil-DNA glycosylase: MKPSKTQQKLLQIHHDIVACRRCPRLVQWRERIAREKTKRFETEDYWGKPVPSFGDFNARLLIVGLAPAAHGGNRTGRTFTGDRSGDWL; encoded by the coding sequence ATGAAACCTTCCAAGACTCAACAAAAGCTTCTGCAAATTCATCACGATATTGTCGCTTGCCGGCGCTGTCCCCGGCTGGTGCAATGGCGCGAACGCATCGCGCGTGAGAAAACCAAACGTTTTGAAACCGAAGACTATTGGGGCAAGCCCGTGCCCTCGTTTGGTGATTTCAATGCGCGTTTGCTGATTGTGGGATTGGCTCCGGCGGCACACGGCGGCAATCGTACGGGACGAACCTTCACCGGCGACCGCAGTGGCGACTGGCTTTA
- a CDS encoding MOSC domain-containing protein — protein METIGKLERIWLKRATRGPMDAQTRATLVAGQGLEGNANQGGKRQVTIISAERWAEMMQQLGAPVDPAARRANLMVSGLSLLESRNRILQIGACRLRILGETRPCERMDEAWPGLREIMKKDWGGGAFAEVLDNGKIAVGDSVSWHL, from the coding sequence ATGGAAACAATTGGCAAATTGGAGAGAATCTGGCTGAAGCGCGCCACCCGCGGCCCGATGGATGCACAGACGCGCGCAACGTTAGTCGCCGGCCAAGGCTTGGAAGGCAACGCGAATCAAGGCGGCAAACGCCAGGTGACGATCATCTCCGCCGAGCGCTGGGCGGAGATGATGCAACAACTCGGCGCGCCGGTCGATCCTGCTGCACGCCGCGCGAACCTCATGGTTAGCGGCCTGAGCCTGTTGGAAAGCCGGAATCGCATTCTGCAAATCGGCGCATGCCGCTTGCGTATTCTCGGTGAGACCAGGCCGTGCGAGCGGATGGATGAAGCCTGGCCCGGCTTGCGTGAGATTATGAAAAAAGATTGGGGTGGCGGCGCTTTTGCCGAGGTGTTGGATAACGGCAAGATTGCAGTAGGCGATTCCGTGAGTTGGCATCTATGA
- a CDS encoding ferritin yields the protein MLKKAVQDAINEQIKGELESAYLYLAMSAYCESASLRGFAHWMRLQSQEEIGHAMKLFNFLNDRGGRVILQALAEPPYEFQSPLDMMEQALKHERKVTGMINALYELAIKKNDYATQAHLQWFLTEQVEEEKTAQELVEQLKMLGDQTAALLLLDREVGQRGGAK from the coding sequence ATGTTAAAAAAAGCGGTGCAGGATGCGATCAATGAACAAATCAAAGGCGAGTTGGAGTCAGCCTATTTGTATCTCGCGATGTCGGCCTATTGCGAATCTGCCAGCCTGCGCGGATTCGCGCACTGGATGCGCTTGCAAAGCCAGGAAGAAATTGGGCATGCGATGAAGCTATTCAATTTTCTCAATGATCGCGGCGGCCGCGTCATTTTGCAGGCGCTGGCGGAACCGCCCTATGAATTTCAATCGCCGCTGGATATGATGGAGCAGGCGCTTAAACACGAACGAAAAGTAACGGGCATGATCAATGCGCTGTACGAGCTTGCCATCAAGAAAAACGATTATGCCACGCAGGCGCATCTGCAGTGGTTTTTGACAGAACAAGTGGAAGAGGAAAAAACAGCGCAAGAATTAGTCGAACAATTGAAGATGCTCGGCGATCAAACCGCGGCTTTGCTGCTGCTCGATCGTGAAGTCGGACAGCGCGGCGGCGCGAAATAA